The Opitutaceae bacterium genome has a window encoding:
- the gnpA gene encoding 1,3-beta-galactosyl-N-acetylhexosamine phosphorylase: MTSKTPELISGSFTLPGEAGYEELTLRLAKKWGADTIRDSDGTRLSPAITRSGHAIYSTVCLVRSIQPWAREHQDQLQQNFLMSRPVVATRSSTTIRLLDGFFEEQFVVNSQDSPKQWWQVFDRTTGTEVPKSGWSFHPGRGTVTIRNTRLGHQYTVNFLAFRIWEEISMYNHITNNWGDREHLAAVDPMQPAVQKALLVYLEGWLEGHPETSVVRFTSLFYNFSWFWGSDQDRLRDVYSDWGDYAMTVSPKALRTFEKQYGYRLVSEDFVNGGLFNSTHNPPSLRYRDYMEFIHDFVIGFGRQCVDLVHQHGKKAYVFYDDHWIGVEPNSPRFREFGFDGLIKCVFNAFEVRLCAHAGGAATRELRLHPYLFPTGLKGEPTFKEGGDPTLDAKNFWIDARRGILRAPIDRIGLGGYLSLVEGYPEFQDTIEGLANEFRLLKSFHAGGKPWTAPFRVAVLTAWGNLRAWICSGHFFHGLELNEVLESLAGLPLEVEFISFDDLIAKGVPRGVGVVINAGRAGSAWSGGHHWDDPEIEAILTRWVQKGGGFVGIGEPSAAPQPGRLFRLAQVLGVDRDRGERLANGKYRFDPPDGAGGRHFMTTDLATTRDLDFGRDVDRVFALGPETEVLAEMNGSPRLAAHAFGKGRSVYFSGFRFSHENTRLLHRSLYWASGQESRWADWNVSNVRTECAWFPQAGRLVVINNSGTKETTTVMPGGGRRPRTVKLQAHGIAILEP, from the coding sequence ATGACCTCCAAGACCCCTGAACTGATCTCCGGATCCTTCACCCTGCCGGGCGAGGCCGGCTATGAAGAACTCACCCTCCGACTCGCGAAGAAGTGGGGTGCCGACACCATCCGCGACAGCGACGGCACCCGGCTTTCACCTGCGATCACCCGATCGGGCCACGCGATCTACTCGACGGTCTGCCTGGTGCGGTCGATCCAGCCCTGGGCGCGCGAACATCAGGATCAGCTCCAGCAGAACTTCCTCATGAGTCGTCCCGTGGTCGCCACCAGGTCCAGCACCACGATCCGGCTCCTCGATGGCTTTTTTGAAGAGCAGTTCGTGGTCAATTCCCAGGACAGTCCGAAGCAGTGGTGGCAGGTCTTCGATCGGACGACCGGCACCGAGGTTCCGAAGTCGGGGTGGTCGTTCCATCCGGGCAGGGGTACCGTGACCATCCGCAACACCCGCCTCGGACACCAGTACACGGTGAATTTCCTCGCCTTCCGCATCTGGGAGGAGATCTCGATGTACAATCACATCACGAACAATTGGGGCGACCGCGAGCACCTCGCCGCAGTCGATCCGATGCAACCCGCCGTGCAGAAGGCTCTGCTTGTCTATCTCGAAGGATGGCTGGAGGGACATCCGGAAACGTCCGTCGTGCGGTTCACCTCGCTCTTCTACAATTTCTCCTGGTTCTGGGGCTCCGACCAGGACCGTTTGCGTGATGTCTATTCCGACTGGGGCGATTACGCGATGACGGTGAGCCCGAAGGCGTTGCGGACCTTCGAGAAACAGTATGGCTACCGGCTGGTTTCGGAGGATTTCGTCAACGGCGGCCTCTTCAATTCCACGCACAATCCGCCTTCCCTCCGCTACCGTGACTACATGGAATTCATCCATGATTTCGTCATCGGTTTTGGCCGCCAGTGCGTGGACCTCGTCCACCAGCACGGCAAGAAGGCCTACGTCTTCTATGATGACCACTGGATCGGGGTGGAGCCCAACAGCCCGCGTTTCCGGGAGTTCGGCTTCGACGGCCTGATCAAATGCGTCTTCAACGCCTTCGAGGTCCGTCTCTGCGCCCACGCCGGCGGAGCCGCCACCCGTGAGTTGCGCCTCCATCCCTATCTCTTTCCGACCGGTTTGAAGGGTGAACCGACCTTCAAGGAAGGTGGTGATCCCACCCTGGATGCGAAGAACTTCTGGATCGATGCCCGCCGGGGAATCCTGCGGGCGCCGATCGACCGAATCGGTCTGGGCGGTTATCTTTCCCTGGTGGAAGGGTATCCAGAGTTTCAGGACACAATAGAGGGCCTGGCGAACGAATTCCGCCTGCTCAAGTCGTTTCATGCCGGCGGAAAGCCGTGGACGGCGCCGTTCAGGGTCGCGGTCCTCACCGCCTGGGGCAACCTCCGGGCCTGGATCTGTTCCGGCCATTTCTTCCACGGGCTGGAGCTGAATGAGGTCCTGGAATCGCTGGCCGGCCTGCCTCTGGAGGTCGAGTTCATCAGTTTTGACGACCTGATCGCCAAAGGGGTACCCCGCGGGGTCGGGGTCGTGATCAATGCCGGGCGGGCGGGCAGCGCCTGGTCGGGCGGACACCACTGGGACGACCCGGAGATTGAGGCGATTCTCACTCGCTGGGTGCAGAAGGGCGGTGGATTTGTCGGCATCGGTGAACCGAGCGCCGCGCCGCAACCCGGAAGACTCTTCCGGCTGGCGCAGGTTCTGGGCGTCGATCGTGACCGCGGGGAACGGCTGGCCAACGGGAAGTACCGTTTTGACCCGCCGGACGGCGCGGGTGGCCGGCACTTCATGACGACGGATCTCGCGACGACCCGTGATCTGGATTTCGGCAGGGATGTGGACAGGGTCTTTGCCCTGGGTCCCGAAACCGAGGTTCTGGCGGAAATGAATGGTTCACCGCGCCTGGCCGCCCATGCCTTCGGAAAGGGTCGCAGCGTCTACTTCAGCGGGTTCAGGTTTTCCCACGAAAACACCCGGCTGCTTCATCGTTCCCTCTACTGGGCTTCCGGGCAGGAGTCGAGGTGGGCGGATTGGAACGTGTCCAACGTCCGGACCGAGTGCGCCTGGTTTCCGCAGGCGGGGCGACTGGTGGTGATCAACAATTCCGGAACGAAGGAGACCACCACGGTGATGCCGGGCGGCGGAAGGCGACCGCGAACTGTGAAGCTTCAAGCCCACGGAATTGCGATCCTTGAACCGTAG
- a CDS encoding arabinose isomerase, with product MHKSRKLRIGLFGIGLEAYWPQFEGLESRLKDYLARVAVRLQRPGVEVVNIGLIDTPEKGLEAGHQFRQSDVDLIFLHVTTYALSSTVLPVVRRAKVPVIVLNLSPDRAIDYENFNRLGDRTRMTGEWLSFCSACSVPEIANVFNRARIPFHQVTGCLDEEKVWEEVGAWVEAARVAHVMEHNRLGVMGHYYCGMLDIYSDLTQQCAGFGGHMELLEVDELAALREKVTEREIRSRVAEFRTAFDIQSNCPETELERAARTSVALDRLVDQHNLGSLAYFYSGTGNPANEDAISSIILGTSLLTARGIPVAGELEIKNAQAMKIMDAFGVGGSFSEFYGVDWNDDIFLMGHDGPGHIAIAEGRTKVRPLEVYHGKVGRGLSVEMSVRHGPVTLLSVVQKVDGTLELLVAEGESVAGPILEIGNTNSRYRFACGAREFMESWNARGPAHHCAIGVGHIGHELANLAALLGLGYHKVT from the coding sequence ATGCACAAATCACGCAAACTGAGGATCGGCCTTTTTGGCATTGGCCTCGAGGCCTACTGGCCTCAATTCGAAGGTCTGGAGAGCCGGCTCAAAGACTATCTCGCCCGGGTTGCCGTTCGGCTCCAGCGGCCCGGAGTCGAGGTGGTGAATATCGGGCTGATCGACACGCCCGAGAAGGGATTGGAGGCGGGGCATCAGTTCCGTCAGTCCGATGTGGATCTGATCTTCCTGCACGTCACCACCTATGCGCTTTCATCCACCGTGCTGCCGGTTGTCCGGCGCGCCAAGGTGCCGGTCATCGTGCTCAATCTGTCTCCGGACCGGGCGATTGATTACGAGAATTTCAACCGTCTTGGCGACCGGACCCGGATGACCGGTGAATGGCTGTCGTTTTGTTCCGCCTGCTCGGTACCCGAAATCGCCAACGTCTTCAACCGGGCGCGCATCCCGTTCCATCAGGTCACGGGTTGTCTGGATGAGGAGAAGGTCTGGGAGGAAGTCGGTGCGTGGGTGGAGGCCGCCCGGGTGGCTCATGTCATGGAGCACAATCGACTGGGGGTCATGGGACATTACTATTGCGGGATGCTGGACATCTACTCCGACCTGACCCAGCAATGCGCCGGCTTTGGAGGACACATGGAACTCCTGGAGGTGGATGAACTCGCAGCCCTGCGGGAAAAGGTGACCGAGCGCGAGATTCGATCACGTGTGGCCGAGTTTCGGACCGCATTCGATATCCAGTCCAACTGTCCGGAAACCGAGTTGGAGCGGGCCGCGCGGACCTCGGTGGCCCTGGACCGACTGGTCGACCAGCACAATCTGGGTTCGCTCGCTTATTTCTACAGCGGAACGGGCAATCCGGCCAACGAGGACGCCATCAGTTCGATCATCCTCGGCACCTCGCTTCTGACCGCCCGGGGTATTCCCGTGGCGGGCGAGCTGGAGATCAAGAATGCCCAGGCCATGAAAATCATGGACGCGTTTGGAGTGGGCGGGTCCTTTTCGGAGTTTTATGGTGTCGACTGGAACGATGACATCTTCCTGATGGGTCACGACGGTCCGGGGCATATCGCGATTGCCGAAGGCAGGACGAAGGTGCGGCCGCTCGAGGTCTATCATGGCAAGGTCGGTCGGGGCCTGTCCGTTGAGATGTCGGTCCGGCACGGACCGGTGACCCTTCTGTCGGTTGTGCAGAAGGTGGACGGCACCCTTGAACTGCTGGTGGCGGAAGGGGAATCCGTGGCCGGCCCGATTCTCGAAATCGGCAATACCAACAGCCGTTACCGTTTCGCCTGCGGGGCCCGGGAGTTCATGGAGTCTTGGAACGCCCGCGGACCGGCTCACCACTGCGCCATCGGGGTGGGGCATATCGGCCATGAACTCGCCAATCTCGCCGCTCTGCTTGGGCTGGGATACCACAAGGTCACCTGA
- a CDS encoding beta-xylosidase: protein MPVFRILIAVLMIPAAGPAMIDAEGSFSVDIRVDASASLGPLREIWRFFGADEPNYAYMKDGEKLLAELGSLRPGGIFFRAHNMLNTGPGEAAFKWGSTNAYTEDEEGNPVYDWTITDLIFDTYLERGVRPFVEVGFMPEAMSIAPQPYRHEWRPGFAYSNVFTGWRMPPGDYGRWSELVYLWARHCVERYGAAEVEQWYWETWNEANNQPDGYWGGSAEDFYKLHDITMAAVRRAVPNARVGGPHSAGHGGEFTMNFLEHCLRGRNFATGEIGTPLDFVAFHAKGGPTMVDGHVRMGIASQLRTIDRGFEMVASYPELRATPIVIGESDPEGCAACQGPQLAYRNGTMYSSYTAASFARKHDLADKHGVAFAGALTWAFTFENQPYFAGFRQLASNGVPMAVLNVFRMYALMQGERVATRSSGQIPLDLMLTEGVRGDPDVSALASLDASSGRLAVMVWHYHDDDVSGPDAQVGLQIAGLPIENREARLTHYRIDETHSNAYGEWLRMGSPVAPDEEQYSRLLEAGKLAKLDSVPDVMPVVEGTITLEFLLPRQGVSLIVLE from the coding sequence ATGCCTGTATTCAGAATCTTGATTGCGGTCCTGATGATCCCGGCCGCCGGTCCTGCCATGATTGACGCCGAGGGAAGCTTTTCCGTGGACATCCGGGTTGACGCGTCGGCCTCGCTCGGTCCCTTGCGCGAGATCTGGCGGTTCTTCGGAGCGGATGAACCCAATTACGCCTACATGAAGGATGGTGAGAAGCTGCTGGCTGAACTGGGAAGTCTTCGCCCGGGAGGGATCTTCTTTCGGGCCCACAACATGCTCAATACCGGACCCGGGGAGGCGGCCTTCAAGTGGGGCAGCACGAACGCCTATACCGAGGATGAAGAGGGTAATCCCGTCTACGATTGGACGATCACCGACCTGATTTTTGACACCTATCTGGAGCGTGGGGTCCGGCCGTTTGTCGAAGTCGGTTTCATGCCGGAGGCGATGTCGATCGCCCCGCAGCCCTACCGGCACGAGTGGCGTCCCGGCTTCGCCTATTCCAATGTCTTTACGGGTTGGCGGATGCCGCCCGGAGACTATGGGAGATGGTCCGAACTGGTCTATCTGTGGGCAAGGCACTGCGTTGAGCGTTACGGGGCAGCGGAAGTGGAGCAGTGGTATTGGGAGACCTGGAATGAAGCGAACAATCAGCCCGATGGATACTGGGGCGGTTCGGCCGAGGATTTCTACAAGCTGCACGACATCACGATGGCCGCAGTCCGCCGCGCGGTGCCCAACGCCCGGGTCGGCGGACCCCATTCTGCCGGACATGGCGGAGAATTCACCATGAATTTCCTTGAGCATTGCCTGCGGGGAAGGAACTTCGCAACGGGCGAGATCGGCACGCCGCTCGATTTCGTTGCTTTTCACGCCAAGGGCGGGCCCACGATGGTCGACGGTCACGTGCGGATGGGTATCGCCAGTCAGCTGCGCACCATCGACCGGGGTTTTGAAATGGTGGCGTCGTATCCCGAGTTGCGCGCCACCCCGATCGTCATCGGCGAATCCGACCCCGAAGGCTGTGCGGCCTGCCAGGGCCCTCAACTTGCCTATCGCAACGGCACGATGTACTCGAGTTATACCGCGGCTTCGTTTGCCCGTAAGCATGATCTGGCGGACAAGCACGGCGTGGCCTTTGCCGGCGCCCTGACCTGGGCCTTCACATTCGAAAATCAACCCTACTTCGCGGGGTTTCGGCAGTTGGCCAGCAACGGGGTGCCGATGGCGGTGCTCAATGTCTTCCGGATGTACGCGCTCATGCAGGGAGAACGGGTGGCCACGAGAAGCAGTGGACAGATCCCGCTGGATCTCATGCTCACGGAGGGTGTCCGCGGCGATCCCGATGTCTCGGCGCTGGCCAGCCTTGATGCCAGCTCCGGGAGACTGGCCGTGATGGTTTGGCATTACCACGATGATGATGTTTCCGGTCCGGACGCTCAGGTCGGGCTGCAGATTGCCGGCCTGCCGATTGAGAATCGCGAAGCGCGACTCACGCATTATCGGATCGATGAAACGCACTCCAACGCCTATGGGGAATGGCTGCGCATGGGGTCGCCGGTTGCGCCCGACGAGGAGCAGTACAGCAGGCTTCTTGAGGCTGGGAAGCTGGCAAAACTGGATTCCGTTCCGGACGTCATGCCGGTCGTTGAAGGCACGATCACGCTTGAGTTCCTGCTTCCCCGCCAGGGCGTTTCCCTGATTGTCCTCGAGTAG
- a CDS encoding LacI family DNA-binding transcriptional regulator, which produces MSDCTPSLRQIAKKLGISHTTVSEALRDSPRVKPATRQRILAEAEAIGYHRNPLAGAMMSEMRRARMSTFRGMLAIVDLDGPEGRPESSERYHRELATGARERAEELGFKADLFDLRRGEISLSRLDTILRSRGIRGLLLLPVRELPDLKGIDLSHFAAVYTDYVMKEPALHAVCADHYLAMMNLIPRLRSLGYRRLGLVMDGKHDERLLYRWEAAFRVCEEHHSGSVSVPPLISEGIDPTSFTRWFKEEKPDVVICHSASVIPWMERCGASVPETHGFCALNLNVNLVPCAGLDFHPRLIGSRAIELLTAQLFHNEYGPPRIPSITMIPPEWVDGPTVRSVEPVKCARGRRTRKSG; this is translated from the coding sequence ATGTCCGATTGTACCCCCTCATTGCGACAGATCGCAAAGAAGCTCGGGATCTCCCATACCACTGTGTCGGAAGCTCTCCGTGACAGTCCCCGGGTAAAGCCCGCCACCCGTCAGCGGATCCTGGCCGAGGCCGAGGCCATCGGCTATCACCGCAACCCCTTGGCCGGTGCCATGATGTCGGAAATGCGCCGGGCACGCATGAGCACCTTCCGGGGGATGCTCGCCATCGTCGATCTTGATGGCCCCGAAGGAAGGCCGGAATCATCGGAACGTTACCATCGGGAATTGGCGACCGGAGCCCGTGAACGGGCCGAAGAACTCGGGTTCAAGGCGGACCTCTTTGATCTGCGGAGAGGCGAGATCTCACTCTCGCGACTCGACACCATCCTGAGATCAAGGGGGATACGCGGACTGCTCCTGCTTCCCGTCAGGGAATTGCCCGACCTGAAGGGAATTGATCTGAGCCATTTCGCCGCCGTTTACACCGACTATGTCATGAAGGAGCCCGCGCTTCACGCTGTGTGCGCGGACCACTACCTGGCCATGATGAATCTGATTCCGCGACTGAGATCCCTCGGATACCGCCGCCTCGGCTTGGTCATGGATGGCAAACACGACGAACGCTTGCTTTACCGATGGGAAGCCGCCTTCCGGGTCTGCGAAGAGCACCATTCGGGCTCGGTCAGCGTTCCACCCCTGATCTCTGAAGGCATTGATCCCACCTCGTTCACCCGTTGGTTCAAAGAAGAAAAACCCGATGTCGTCATCTGTCACAGCGCCTCGGTCATTCCCTGGATGGAACGCTGCGGCGCCTCCGTTCCCGAGACCCACGGCTTTTGTGCCCTCAATCTGAACGTCAACCTGGTGCCCTGTGCGGGTCTGGATTTTCATCCGCGTCTGATCGGCTCGAGGGCCATCGAGCTACTGACCGCCCAACTCTTCCACAACGAGTACGGCCCCCCGAGGATTCCCTCCATCACCATGATTCCCCCGGAGTGGGTGGACGGGCCCACCGTCCGATCGGTCGAACCCGTCAAATGCGCACGCGGTCGAAGGACCCGGAAATCCGGCTAA
- a CDS encoding glycosyl hydrolase yields MSFLPLLESSLLRSTIPMLLLAAVHPGTRAADLEWPEITAETKPWSRWWWLGNIGRPEDFSSEMEKYAAVGLGGLEITPIYGVRGYESRFVPYLSADWMKQLGHVLEEGKRLDLGIDMATGTGWPFGGPWIGPDTAGRYLVHRVYPVGGSGRLEEPVVFEQEPVLRFAGPLRVVLSELRDPVSSNDNLQALALDQVRFPRRIPLVALIGFSSGRDPIDLTGRVDPDGRLDWEAPPASEGWTLHALFQGWHGKQVERAGPGGEGDVVDHFSGDALKSYLGHFDQAFAGRPLDGLRAFFNDSYEVDDADGEADFTPSFLEAFEMRRGYDLRWHLPALSGGGDGDEAARVLSDYRETISDLLLEEFTRTWGGWARAMGKIIRNQAHGSPGNLLDLYAASDIPEQEGSDVLSIKMASSAAHVTGKRLASAEAATWINEHFSGTLGEVKEAVDQFFLGGINHIVYHGTAFSPPDEPWPGFHFYASIELNPSNPIWRDFPVLNRYVARVQSFLQTGRPDEDVLLYYPIHDRWAQVGDGTLPHFHGRENEGMTQWREVSGRLHQAGLGFDFVSDRQLGGVTLADGLLRTEGGADYRAIVLPETRLMPLETLQRVLGLVAQGATAVVQGSLPVDVPGWSRLEERRAAFEALVGNLKQNGSIADGVEILPWGRGRLLIGDDPVAMLEAAGVRRETLVDVGFSMIRRRTEAGHDLFLVNRSVETLDGWFPLADAFHDAALYDPMSGMSGRGATRTGRDMKGEIFLQVPPGASIIIRTSDRAIEGPAFPYWRKGGEGVAIGGEWSIDFVAGGPDLPESVVLQEPGFWTERGWERAAVFSGTAVYRTGFVRPENPADGWMLNLPEVADSCRVRLNGREIAALIHPPWRVILTADELLESNDLEIEVTNLAANRIADLDRRSVLWKRFYNVNMPARFRENRGPDGLFTAAAWPVRPSGLAGPVTLTPMEALKSLEPMPTR; encoded by the coding sequence ATGAGCTTTCTTCCGCTCCTGGAATCGTCTCTCCTGCGTTCCACCATCCCCATGCTTCTCCTGGCGGCGGTCCACCCGGGCACACGTGCCGCCGATCTGGAGTGGCCGGAGATCACGGCGGAGACGAAACCCTGGTCGCGGTGGTGGTGGTTGGGCAACATCGGCCGGCCGGAGGATTTTTCTTCGGAAATGGAGAAGTATGCCGCGGTCGGGTTGGGTGGGTTGGAGATCACGCCGATTTATGGGGTGCGCGGTTACGAGTCCCGTTTTGTCCCTTACCTTTCGGCGGACTGGATGAAGCAGTTGGGGCATGTGCTGGAGGAAGGAAAGCGGCTTGATCTCGGGATTGATATGGCGACCGGAACCGGCTGGCCCTTCGGTGGCCCCTGGATCGGACCGGACACAGCCGGCCGTTACCTGGTCCATCGGGTTTATCCGGTGGGCGGTTCGGGCCGACTGGAAGAACCGGTCGTCTTTGAGCAGGAACCCGTGCTTCGGTTTGCCGGCCCTCTCAGGGTGGTCCTCAGCGAATTGCGGGATCCGGTTTCCTCGAATGACAATCTGCAGGCCCTTGCCCTCGACCAGGTGCGGTTCCCCAGGAGGATTCCGCTCGTTGCCTTGATCGGATTTTCATCCGGTCGTGATCCGATTGATCTGACCGGACGGGTGGATCCGGACGGTCGACTCGATTGGGAGGCCCCACCCGCATCCGAGGGGTGGACTCTCCATGCCCTGTTCCAGGGGTGGCACGGCAAGCAGGTGGAGAGAGCCGGTCCCGGGGGAGAAGGTGACGTGGTCGATCACTTTTCGGGAGATGCGCTGAAGAGCTATCTTGGACATTTCGATCAGGCGTTTGCCGGGCGTCCACTCGATGGCCTGAGGGCGTTTTTCAACGATTCCTATGAAGTGGATGATGCCGACGGAGAGGCGGATTTCACGCCATCTTTTCTGGAAGCGTTTGAGATGCGCCGTGGTTACGACCTGAGGTGGCACCTGCCTGCACTTTCGGGCGGGGGGGATGGCGATGAGGCGGCACGAGTGTTGAGCGACTATCGGGAGACGATTTCGGATCTGCTGCTCGAGGAATTCACCCGGACCTGGGGTGGCTGGGCAAGGGCCATGGGGAAGATCATTCGCAATCAGGCTCATGGCTCACCCGGAAATCTGCTCGATCTCTATGCGGCCAGCGACATCCCGGAGCAGGAGGGCAGTGATGTGCTCTCGATCAAAATGGCGTCGTCGGCCGCGCATGTCACGGGCAAGCGTCTGGCTTCAGCCGAGGCGGCGACCTGGATCAATGAGCATTTTTCCGGTACACTCGGCGAGGTGAAGGAAGCGGTGGATCAGTTCTTCCTCGGTGGCATCAATCACATCGTTTATCATGGCACGGCCTTTTCACCGCCGGACGAACCCTGGCCGGGATTTCATTTCTACGCGTCGATCGAGCTCAATCCCTCGAATCCGATCTGGCGTGATTTTCCGGTCCTCAACCGCTACGTCGCACGGGTGCAGTCGTTTCTGCAGACCGGGCGGCCGGACGAGGACGTGCTTCTCTATTACCCGATCCACGATCGCTGGGCCCAGGTTGGGGATGGAACGCTGCCCCATTTTCATGGGCGCGAGAACGAGGGAATGACGCAATGGCGCGAGGTTTCGGGCCGGCTCCATCAGGCGGGCCTGGGGTTTGACTTCGTTTCCGATCGCCAACTCGGAGGGGTGACCCTTGCCGACGGACTCCTGCGAACCGAAGGCGGAGCGGACTACCGGGCAATCGTTCTGCCTGAAACCCGGCTGATGCCCCTGGAGACCCTGCAAAGGGTTCTGGGTCTGGTGGCTCAGGGTGCGACGGCCGTCGTGCAGGGATCGTTGCCGGTGGATGTTCCGGGTTGGTCCCGCCTGGAGGAGCGGCGGGCCGCGTTCGAGGCCCTCGTCGGAAACCTCAAACAGAACGGATCCATCGCCGATGGGGTTGAGATCCTGCCCTGGGGCAGGGGACGTCTGCTCATCGGGGATGATCCCGTGGCCATGCTGGAAGCCGCAGGGGTGAGGCGCGAAACCTTGGTCGACGTGGGGTTTTCAATGATACGTCGCCGGACTGAGGCGGGGCATGATTTGTTTCTCGTCAATCGGAGCGTCGAAACGCTCGACGGCTGGTTCCCGCTTGCCGACGCGTTTCACGATGCGGCCCTCTACGATCCGATGAGCGGAATGTCCGGGCGTGGGGCCACCCGGACCGGACGGGATATGAAGGGGGAAATCTTCCTGCAGGTGCCGCCCGGTGCCTCGATCATCATTCGGACGAGTGACCGGGCGATTGAAGGACCGGCGTTTCCATATTGGCGGAAAGGCGGGGAGGGCGTGGCGATCGGCGGGGAATGGTCGATCGATTTTGTGGCCGGTGGCCCGGATCTGCCCGAGTCGGTCGTCCTGCAGGAGCCCGGATTCTGGACGGAACGGGGCTGGGAACGGGCGGCAGTCTTCTCCGGAACCGCCGTCTACCGGACAGGATTCGTCCGGCCGGAGAATCCGGCGGACGGATGGATGCTCAATCTACCGGAAGTGGCCGATTCCTGCCGGGTTCGGCTGAACGGCCGCGAAATCGCCGCCTTGATTCATCCGCCCTGGCGGGTGATCCTGACGGCGGATGAATTGCTGGAGAGTAACGATCTCGAAATCGAAGTCACCAATCTGGCTGCCAATCGGATTGCCGACCTCGATCGACGGAGTGTGCTCTGGAAGAGATTCTACAATGTCAATATGCCCGCGCGCTTCAGGGAGAACCGCGGCCCGGACGGACTCTTCACCGCGGCCGCCTGGCCGGTCCGGCCATCGGGCCTGGCCGGCCCGGTCACCCTGACGCCGATGGAGGCCCTGAAATCCCTCGAACCAATGCCTACCCGTTGA